The window ATTCTCCGCGCCGAACGAAAGGTGCGTCACTACGCCGGTTGCGGCGAGTATGTCCACGGCGGCGTTTGCGAAGACGCCAGCGTTATGCGAGGAGAATATCACGGGCAGCTCGATAACGAGATCGACGCCGCAGCGGAGGGCGGCCTCCGCTCTTGTCCATTTATCCAGCAGGGCCGGTTCGCCGCGCTGGACGAAATCGGAGGAGAGAACGATGGCCACGGCCTCGGCGGAGCAGAGCTCGCGGGCCTTTTTTATGTGATAGAGGTGCCCCTTGTGGAGCGGGTTATATTCGGCAACAATCCCGGCGACGGGGTAGAGCATAGAGATTCACCGTCCTTTACTGTGCATTAGGATACCATAAAGGGGCGGTACAATCAGATTAAGGGAGGCAATTCGGTTCTAATGAAAATTCTTGTTCTCAATTGCGGCAGCTCGTCTTTGAAGTATCAGCTCATCGAAATGGACGGCGAAAAGGTCCTTGCGAAGGGGCTCGTCGAGCGTATCGGTATCGAAGGCTCGCGCATCAAGCACACCAAGACCGGTATGGACGCGGTAACGCGCGAAGTTCCGTTCCCCAACCATTCGGCGGCCATCAAATACGTTCTCGACATCCTCGTCGATCCTGAGCTCGGCGTGCTCAAGAACCTCGACGAGCTTTACGCGACGGGCCACCGTATAGTCCACGGCGGCGAAAAATTCACCAAGTCGGTGCTCGTCACGCCGGAAGTCGTCAAGGGCATCGAAGAGGTCATTCCCCTCGCGCCGCTTCACAATCCTGCCAACCTTCAGGGACTCAAGGCCGTCATGGACGTCCTTCCCGGAAAGCCGAACGTCGTCGTCTTCGACACCGCCTTCCATCAGACGATGCCGCCGAAGGCCTTCATCTACGGTACTCCCTATGACTGCTATGAGAAAGACCGCGTCCGCCGCTACGGTTTCCATGGCACCAGCCACGGTTATGTGGCGCACCGCGCCGCGGAGATCCTCGGCAAGGACATCAAAGACCTTAAGATAATCACCTGCCATCTCGGCAATGGCAGCTCGATCACCGCGGTAGACGGCGGCAAATCGGTCGACACATCGATGGGCTACGGTACGGCGGAGGGCGTCCTGATGGGCACCAGAAGCGGCAATATCGACCCCTCGGTCATGATATACCTCATGGAGCGTTACGGCGACGCGCAGAAGGTCAGCGACATCGTCCACAAGCAGGCGGGGCTCCTCGGCGTCTCCGGCATCTCCAGCGACCTGCGCGACGTTGAAGAGGCGGCGGCCAACGGCAACGAGCGTGCGAAGATCGCGCAGGATATCCTCATCACCGGCGTGAAAAAGTATATCGGTTCCTTCGCGGCCGAGATGGGCGGCGTGGATGTAGTTGTCTTCACCGCCGGCATCGGCGAGAACGGCATCGGTTTCCGTAAAGAGGTCTGCGAGCAGATGGAATTCATGGGCATCAAGATTGATCCTGAGAAGAACAACTGCCGCGGCAAAGAGGTAATCTTCAGCACGCCAGATTCGAAGGTTACTGTGATGGTCGTCCCGACGGACGAGGAGATGGCGATCGCGCGCGACACCAAGAGATGCGCGGAGGAAGCGAAGTAAGAAAATAATGGAAAAATATCTGGAAGAGGCTCCCAAAAGCTGGAAGTACCGGCTCGTACTCGCCGCCGTTCCCAAAGACGGCGCTCCGTACGAGGACAGCTTTTCTGTGCATATTGACAGGCCGGTGAGCTACTGGGACCAGATATACACATTCCTCTCCGACCCGCAGGTGCGGGTGGATGCTTACCGTTCGGAGGGGCGCGTGCTTGTCACCGTCTCCCTTCGGACGGAGGTCAGCGTGCCCTGCGCGCGCTGCCTTGAGCCTGCCCGTACCGAGGTTGGCGGAGAGCTGCGGTACATTTTCTCCCTGCGCCGCGACGAGCAGCAGCGGGAAAAGGCGGAGGAAAGCAAAGACGGAGAAGAGGAGATCATCATCCTTGATTCATGGGAGGACGAGATCGATCTGGGACAGCTCATCTGGGAGGTCCTCATCACCGCGCTGCCCGGCGCGGTCCTCTGCTCGCCGGACTGCCTGGGGTTATGTCCCCAGTGCGGCGCGAACCTCAACCTGGGGCCCTGCGGATGCAAAAAGGAGAGCCGCGACCCGCGCTTCGATGTTTTGAGAAATTTTGTGGAAGATAGCGGTAAATAGTACTGCAAAAAAACGAAATTAGTGATAGAATTGTCCAGTTGGAAAAGTGTTCCGACTGAGTTTTTAGTGATTACTGGTTAAACCGCTTTCGTCTCGTCTGATGTTCGGCGCTTATTTTGCTGAGTTAGACGTTATTGCCGTCAAGGTTTCGGCTGGGGCGAAGCGTATAATCAATACGTTGTAGCCACCGGCGGAACTGCCTGTGACGCGGTAAGTGAGATAGAAAATCTTTGATTTTCATAATTGAACTTAGTTTGTTCATCAAGGGCGCATATAATCAGTGGCTTATTTTAAGGGGGGAATAGAAGATGGCAACACCTAAGAGGCGAGTATCCCATGCCCGCACACACAACCGTAAGGCACATTGGCTCGGTGAGCTCGAGGCCCCCAGCCTTACGGCCTGTAAGCATTGCGGCGAAATGATCCAGACCTACCGCGCCTGCCCGGCGTGCGGCTACTATAAAGGCCGCCAGGTCGTCAAGATCGCTGAAGAAAAGACGACAGATTAAATTCGCCTGCCGCCGTGTTTTAGCGCGGCGGAGCGGCGGCTTTCTGTTTGACAGCCAAAGACGGGACGGCGGCCAGCCGTCCCGATTTTTGTCTGGTTTTCCTTCGGTCTTAATTGCCGCTGTGAAACGGTTGGACCCGAGTGGAAAATGTATGGCTTTATCGCCATGTTCGCCGCGCGGATGAAAACTGTGGCCGAAGGGACAGGCGTTTTTTATTTGCCGCGCCCTCATGTTTTTATCAGGAAGTACAACGGTTTTCGGCGTTAACGAAAATATAGAAAACTTTCATAAAAGAAATGCCACATACTCCGTAAATTATAAAATTTCCTATTGACAACAATCCTAAGATATAATATCTTGTCTGGTGTTATGACCAGCTCTTAATTGAGCGGTAGATTTTATAAGTTTATTGATTAAAGCTGTTTCTTTAAGGAGAAGCAAATGCGTTCGGAAGGCAGAAAACAGAGGCACAGGCAGCTTATAAAACTAATAGAGTCAAATCCTCTGATGACGGACGAGGAGATATCCTCGGCGCTTGGCGTCAGTTTAAGCACCGTGCGCCTCGATCGGGTGTTGCTTGCGATTCCCGAGCTGCGCGAGCGGATGCGATCAATGGCGGAGCATGCCACAAGCCGCCTGAAATCGCTCTGCGCGGATGAGGTAGTGGGGGAGCTTGTAGGGCTTGAGCCAAATAAATGGGCCCTTTCAATGCTCTCGACGAATCCGGAGATGGCCTTTCGGCAGACGGAGATGGTCAGCGACTACTATATCTACGCGCAGGCCGCGCTGCTGGCGATCGCGACGATAGACGCGGAAATGGTTGTCATTGCGACGGCGCGCCTCAAATATTGCCAGCCCGCCTACTTGGGAGACAAGATCATCGCCCGCTCGAAGGTCGGCACGCATAAGGGAAACAAATATGTCGTCAGCGTCCATTCGCGCAGCGGCGATAGGGAGATATTTGTCGGACGCTTTGTGGTCGCCGCGATAGACGCTCACAATAACGAAAAATTGGGGGACGAAATATGCTGATAGCACTGGATGCAATGGGCGGAGACCACGCGCCCGAGGAACCGTGCAAAGGCGCGATTCTTGCCTGCAGAGAAAAGCCTCACCTCTCGATCGCGCTTGTAGGCGACAGCGAAAAGATAAAGCCGCTCATTGAAAAGGCGGAGAGAAACGTACGTTCCAGGCTTAATATTGTTCATACCGACGAGGTGATAAGCGGCAGCGACTCTCCCTCCCTTTCGATCAGGAGGAAGAAAAACTCCAGCCTCGTAGTAGGGTTTGAAATGGTCCGCTCCAAGGAGGCCGACGGCATCGTCTCCTCCGGCAACACAGGAGCGATCGCGGCGGGCGCGGTGCTCCTTCTCGGGCGCATTCCGGGAATAGACCGCCCGGGGCTTGGCGCGGTGTTACCGGTGCTCAATCGTTCAACGCTGCTTATGGACGTCGGCGGAACGGTACGCTGCAAGCCGATCAACCTGCTGCAGTTTGCGCAGATGGGTTCCATATATATGAAGCTTTTTCAGAATGTTGAAAATCCCTCCATTCGCCTGCTCAGCAACGGCGAGGAGATGACGAAGGGAGACGACGTTATCTCCGCGGCGCGGGAGCTGATAGAGTCCAGCAGCCTTAACTTCCAGGGATACGCGGAGGGCAAGGATATCCCTAACGGCGTATCCGACGTCGTAATCTGCGATGGCTTCACAGGCAACGTGATAATAAAGTTCGGCGAGGGGCTCGGAGAGCTGTTGAAGAGCCAATTTAAAGAGGAATATATACATCACACACTGCCGAAAATAGGACTTTTCTTTATGTGGCCCGCGATGAAACGAGTGATGGGCCGTTTTGACTGGGAGAAATACGGCGGCTCCCCAGTGCTCGGCGTAAACGGAAGCGTTGTCAAGGTACACGGACGCTCCAAAGCAAACGCCATAGCGCATGCCCTTACGGGAGCGGCCAATTTTATAGAACGCAACGGTGTTGACAGAATAAGAGAAGAGATAGCGCGAGGAGTACAAAATGGCAATAATTAACGGATATCCCGTGAAGATCGCGGGAACCGGGAAATATATCCCGGAAAAGGTAATGACTAATTTTGATTTTGAGAAGTTCCTTGACACCAGCGACGAATGGATACAGAGCCGCACCGGCATCAAGAAGCGTCACATCGCCGCGGATGATGAAAGATGCAGCGACCTTGCCTATAAGGCTGGGCTGGCGGCGCTGGCGGATGCAGGGCTGCAGCCGGACGATCTGGACCTTATAATTGTCGCTACGGATACGCCCGACACCTATTGTCCATGTACCTCGGCTAAGGTGCAGGGCAAGCTGGGCGCTAATAATGCTGGTGCCTACGATGTCCTGGCCGGTTGTACGGGCAGCCTCACAGCGATGCTGACGGCGATCGGCGGTGTCGCGAGCGGCGTCTGGAACAACGTGCTCGTCATTGGCGCGGAAGATTTTGCAAGTGTCCTTGACTGGAATGACCGTTCGACCTGTATTCTCTTCGGCGACGGCGCGGGCGCGTGCATCCTTACGCGTTCGGAGGAGGGCGGTCCCCGCTTTGTCTCCGGCGAAATAGTGGCCGACGGCAACAAATACGACTTGATAACGATAGACAAAGAAGAAGGTACCCCCTCGCCGGTGCTGCGTATGAAAGGTTCCGAAGTGTTCCGTTTCGTCAATACACACCTGCCGCCTTTCCTCAAGAACTTCTGTGAAAAATCAGGGGTAACTCCGGCGGAGGTGGATTTCTGGGTGCTGCATCAGGCCAACACGCGGATCATCGACGGACTCTTCAAGCGTCTCGGCGTTTCCACCGACCGTACCCTCGTCAATTTGGAAAATTATGGAAATACATCCGCCGCCTCTCTGGTAGTGACCCTTGATGAATCGATGAAAGAGGGCCGCATAAAGAGAGGGGAGAAGGTAATGTTTACTGCCTTCGGCGCGGGGATGACCCTGGGAGCGCTGCTCTACGAGGCGTAAGGAGAGATACGATGTTTGAACAAAACCCGGTAACGAACCTGCTGAAAATCAAATATCCCATCATACAGGGCGGAATGGCCTGGGTCGCGGACGCGGACCTCGCCGCGGCGGTCAGCAACGGCGGCGGTCTTGGGATAATCGCCGCGGCTAACATGCCCGCCGACCTTCTTGAGCAGCAGCTGATAAAGATCAGGACTCTGACCGACAAGCCCTTCGGACTTAACATCATGCTGCTGTCGCCCACTGCCGACGACGCGCTGGAGCTTGCCGCCAAACACGGCGTTCCAGTAGTGACGACAGGCGCGGGAATGCCCGGCAAGGTGCTTGACA is drawn from Cloacibacillus porcorum and contains these coding sequences:
- a CDS encoding YceD family protein; the protein is MEKYLEEAPKSWKYRLVLAAVPKDGAPYEDSFSVHIDRPVSYWDQIYTFLSDPQVRVDAYRSEGRVLVTVSLRTEVSVPCARCLEPARTEVGGELRYIFSLRRDEQQREKAEESKDGEEEIIILDSWEDEIDLGQLIWEVLITALPGAVLCSPDCLGLCPQCGANLNLGPCGCKKESRDPRFDVLRNFVEDSGK
- the rpmF gene encoding 50S ribosomal protein L32, which translates into the protein MATPKRRVSHARTHNRKAHWLGELEAPSLTACKHCGEMIQTYRACPACGYYKGRQVVKIAEEKTTD
- the plsX gene encoding phosphate acyltransferase PlsX codes for the protein MLIALDAMGGDHAPEEPCKGAILACREKPHLSIALVGDSEKIKPLIEKAERNVRSRLNIVHTDEVISGSDSPSLSIRRKKNSSLVVGFEMVRSKEADGIVSSGNTGAIAAGAVLLLGRIPGIDRPGLGAVLPVLNRSTLLMDVGGTVRCKPINLLQFAQMGSIYMKLFQNVENPSIRLLSNGEEMTKGDDVISAARELIESSSLNFQGYAEGKDIPNGVSDVVICDGFTGNVIIKFGEGLGELLKSQFKEEYIHHTLPKIGLFFMWPAMKRVMGRFDWEKYGGSPVLGVNGSVVKVHGRSKANAIAHALTGAANFIERNGVDRIREEIARGVQNGNN
- the fapR gene encoding transcription factor FapR translates to MRSEGRKQRHRQLIKLIESNPLMTDEEISSALGVSLSTVRLDRVLLAIPELRERMRSMAEHATSRLKSLCADEVVGELVGLEPNKWALSMLSTNPEMAFRQTEMVSDYYIYAQAALLAIATIDAEMVVIATARLKYCQPAYLGDKIIARSKVGTHKGNKYVVSVHSRSGDREIFVGRFVVAAIDAHNNEKLGDEIC
- a CDS encoding beta-ketoacyl-ACP synthase III, translating into MAIINGYPVKIAGTGKYIPEKVMTNFDFEKFLDTSDEWIQSRTGIKKRHIAADDERCSDLAYKAGLAALADAGLQPDDLDLIIVATDTPDTYCPCTSAKVQGKLGANNAGAYDVLAGCTGSLTAMLTAIGGVASGVWNNVLVIGAEDFASVLDWNDRSTCILFGDGAGACILTRSEEGGPRFVSGEIVADGNKYDLITIDKEEGTPSPVLRMKGSEVFRFVNTHLPPFLKNFCEKSGVTPAEVDFWVLHQANTRIIDGLFKRLGVSTDRTLVNLENYGNTSAASLVVTLDESMKEGRIKRGEKVMFTAFGAGMTLGALLYEA
- a CDS encoding acetate/propionate family kinase, translated to MKILVLNCGSSSLKYQLIEMDGEKVLAKGLVERIGIEGSRIKHTKTGMDAVTREVPFPNHSAAIKYVLDILVDPELGVLKNLDELYATGHRIVHGGEKFTKSVLVTPEVVKGIEEVIPLAPLHNPANLQGLKAVMDVLPGKPNVVVFDTAFHQTMPPKAFIYGTPYDCYEKDRVRRYGFHGTSHGYVAHRAAEILGKDIKDLKIITCHLGNGSSITAVDGGKSVDTSMGYGTAEGVLMGTRSGNIDPSVMIYLMERYGDAQKVSDIVHKQAGLLGVSGISSDLRDVEEAAANGNERAKIAQDILITGVKKYIGSFAAEMGGVDVVVFTAGIGENGIGFRKEVCEQMEFMGIKIDPEKNNCRGKEVIFSTPDSKVTVMVVPTDEEMAIARDTKRCAEEAK